A region of Mauremys mutica isolate MM-2020 ecotype Southern chromosome 2, ASM2049712v1, whole genome shotgun sequence DNA encodes the following proteins:
- the INSIG1 gene encoding insulin-induced gene 1 protein isoform X1 translates to MVKPMPRLENCTWSCSCAARGRHKNQLGKTAVGLAAKVGEMLSSSVSSSPLTLVDHGTRTPSASSLRSSSSSTSSLNLNQHLVQRSLVLFAVGAFMALVLNLLQIQRNVTLFPEEVIATIFSSAWWVPPCCGTAAAVVGLLYPCIDSHLGEPHKFKREWASVMRCIAVFVGINHASAKLDFANNIQLSLTLAALSLGLWWTFDRSRSGLGLGITIAFLATLITQFLVYNGVYQYTSPDFLYIRSWLPCIFFSGGVTVGNIGRQLAMGIPEKPHTD, encoded by the exons ATGGTGAAGCCAATGCCCAGATTAGAGAATTGCACCTGGAGTTGTTCCTGCGCTGCTAGGGGAAGGCATAAAAACCAACTGGGGAAAACTGCTGTTggactggctgccaaggtgggtGAGATGCTGAGCTCTTCTGTCTCAAGCTCCCCACTGACTTTGGTGGATCATGGAACACGGACCCCTAGTGCTTCCAGTCTCagaagcagtagcagcagcaccagcagcctgAATTTGAACCAACACTTGGTGCAACGGAGCCTGGTGCTCTTTGCTGTGGGTGCTTTCATGGCACTGGTGTTGAACTTACTGCAGATCCAGAGGAATGTGACCCTGTTCCCTGAGGAAGTCATTGCCACTATCTTCTcctctgcctggtgggtgcccccttgcTGTGGGACAGCTGCAG CTGTTGTTGGCCTGCTGTACCCATGTATTGACAGCCATCTTGGAGAACCACACAAATTCAAGAGAGAATGGGCCAGTGTAATGCGATGTATAGCAGTTTTTGTTGGTATTAACCATGCAAGTGCT AAACTGGATTTTGCAAATAACATTCAGCTCTCCTTGACTCTAGCAGCCTTGTCATTGGGCCTTTGGTGGACATTTGATCGTTCAAGAAGTGGTCTTGGTCTTGGAATTACAATAGCCTTTCTAGCCACTCTAATCACTCAGTTTCTTGTATATAATGGTGTTTATCA GTATACATCGCCAGATTTTCTTTACATCCGTTCTTGGCTACCATGTATATTTTTCTCAGGAGGCGTGACTGTAGGAAACATAGGAAGACAACTGGCTATG
- the INSIG1 gene encoding insulin-induced gene 1 protein isoform X2 produces the protein MRCIAVFVGINHASAKLDFANNIQLSLTLAALSLGLWWTFDRSRSGLGLGITIAFLATLITQFLVYNGVYQYTSPDFLYIRSWLPCIFFSGGVTVGNIGRQLAMGIPEKPHTD, from the exons ATGCGATGTATAGCAGTTTTTGTTGGTATTAACCATGCAAGTGCT AAACTGGATTTTGCAAATAACATTCAGCTCTCCTTGACTCTAGCAGCCTTGTCATTGGGCCTTTGGTGGACATTTGATCGTTCAAGAAGTGGTCTTGGTCTTGGAATTACAATAGCCTTTCTAGCCACTCTAATCACTCAGTTTCTTGTATATAATGGTGTTTATCA GTATACATCGCCAGATTTTCTTTACATCCGTTCTTGGCTACCATGTATATTTTTCTCAGGAGGCGTGACTGTAGGAAACATAGGAAGACAACTGGCTATG